One region of Triticum aestivum cultivar Chinese Spring chromosome 6B, IWGSC CS RefSeq v2.1, whole genome shotgun sequence genomic DNA includes:
- the LOC123139063 gene encoding uncharacterized protein: protein MVQPRGRPRRKRHASHTAAAVAPSASPAGNLEEEGLLGDGNEATQKRVRTAQPSQLPLPLQDMFNIINEPLPLGLRLKKSPSFVDLICTCLSKKNSTKENSTEEISTKEISTKGRSAMKDIVSKPPLKKDVVKASNFPANFLKIGNWEYTSQYEGDLVAKCYYAKHKLVWEVLNNGLKSKIEVQWLDITALKATCPEEGDGTLELMLSRPPMFFQETHPQPRKHTLWLAAPDFTCGQAIMCRRHVLRCSSSVLSRNFEKLIQCDERLNELSRQPIIMSDSPFIGSISSIFGNPNESAGPSSMFAHHVSPYDASSVVQRDGVKHHQPLNIGATASDVQAKIVVQEQRNLNLCNHASPEVPKEFQEIAESLLSDTHALPSADEKYLLARVDSFSNLIEKGAAPSTVSVPERNDTIAAGEVGYDAFAEELGFCFEDEEQWAPAGRTVDGGAGPPAISRKESVPGLFENLYRRIPSMSELFDIAED from the exons ATGGTGCAGCCCCGGGGTAGGCCGCGGAGGAAGAGGCATGCAAGCCACACGGCGGCGGCCGTCGCCCCCAGTGCGTCGCCGGCGGGCAACTTGGAGGAGGAGGGGTTATTAGGCGACGGGAATGAGGCCACCCAGAAGCGCGTTAGGACGGCGCAGCCATCTCAGCTTCCGCTTCCACTGCAG GACATGTTCAATATAATTAATGAACCGCTCCCACTGGGTCTACGGCTGAAAAAGAGCCCATCTTTTGTAGATCTTATTTGTACGTGTCTTTCAAAGAAAAACTCTACCAAGGAAAACTCTACCGAGGAAATCTCTACCAAGGAAATATCTACCAAGGGCCGTTCTGCTATGAAAGATATTGTTTCCAAGCCCCCGTTAAAGAAAGATGTAGTAAAAGCTTCAAATTTTCCTGCAAACTTTCTTAAGATTGGTAATTGGGAG TACACATCGCAGTATGAAGGTGATTTGGTTGCAAAATGCTACTATGCAAAGCATAAGCTTGTCTGGGAAGTTTTGAACAATGGTCTTAAGAGTAAGATAGAGGTCCAGTGGTTAGATATTACTGCTCTAAAGGCAACTTGCCCTGAGGAGGGAGATGGCACCTTGGAACTGATG TTGTCTCGGCCACCCATGTTCTTTCAAGAGACCCATCCTCAACCAAGAAAACATACATTATGGCTGGCGGCACCAGATTTCACTTGTGGGCAAGCAATCATGTGCAG GAGGCATGTTTTGCGTTGCTCCTCGAGTGTGTTGAGCAGAAATTTTGAAAAGCTTATTCAGTGTGACGAGCGACTAAATGAGCTGAGCCGACAACCAATCATCATGTCAGATTCTCCATTTATTGGATCCATAAGCTCTATATTTGGAAACCCAAATGAAAGTGCCGGCCCTTCATCCATGTTCGCACATCATGTGTCACCATATGATGCTTCTTCAGTGGTCCAAAGGGATGGGGTGAAGCATCATCAGCCATTGAACATAG GTGCCACTGCTTCAGATGTCCAAGCAAAAATTGTTGTTCAAGAACAAAGGAACCTCAATTTGTGCAATCATGCCAGCCCTGAGGTGCCGAAAGAATTTCAGGAGATTGCTGAGAGCCTCTTAAGCGATACACATGCCCTGCCATCCGCGGATGAGAAATATCTGCTGGCAAGAGTGGACTCGTTTAGCAATCTTATTGAGAAAGGCGCTGCGCCATCCACCGTATCTGTCCCTGAGCGCAATGACACCATTGCTGCAGGCGAAGTAGGTTATGATGCCTTTGCCGAGGAACTCGGATTTTGTTTCGAAGACGAAGAACAATGGGCGCCTGCGGGGAGAACTGTGGATGGCGGCGCAGGACCGCCTGCTATCTCTAGAAAGGAGTCCGTGCCGGGTCTGTTTGAGAACCTCTATCGCCGCATACCGTCTATGTCAGAGTTGTTCGACATAGCAGAGGATTGA
- the LOC123139060 gene encoding uncharacterized protein → MAPADENAAGSHKIAGRNDNKKAAMTAEFQLKKYLLLLATLVATVTYVAGLNLPGGSWTEDAPGGQVAGESILRETYYYRYIVFYYCNAVSFAASLVVSLLLLVLQEEGGPWHGSLRVIMVIDLFGLMGAYAAGSSRDKFTTVCAAVMVAGLTAYVTVAFLCYVVFLFCYKKEESQHQATANKNEESQEKEKARLAAYKKDQVAEHEILLVLAIFVTTVAYVAGMNPPGGFWRSTEEGHHTGGDPILQGGHSGRYKSFFFFNTTAFVASLLAIMLILDYKKLNITIWGKFDTGRSGLYLSLVMAIVGLGGAYAAGSCRDPESTAYVVSLGAAVLVYLTLTKAFSNSRPRGNKGKNDGKEELNKAKNDGKEEINNAKNDGKEEADKAKNGGEEEAENVRKEQVNKAREFIQLLAVLASTITYQAGLDPPGGLWLESGEGHTVGDSILLTTHPIRYKAFFYSNSVAFVASLVIIVMLQSEALIRHHILEAAMILDLFSLMGAYAAGSCRDTSTSVYIVAIAGAVLIYVVIHIVFFTLDHRDMKDDVLDKYREVLLLLAILAASITYQAGLTPPGGFWEMDDEQHGHHAGFSVLQDKYHRRYKAFFYCNAASFMASVALIILLVNPTLYRPGIRCYALFVCMVGGMFGLMGAYAAGSSLHLRASIIVLVLVAMVFGFVVFLALRDSYNRKQKQPEQGVHVADDAAKDKQPAQGVQGDPAAGDVAKDQKKPAPVADNKAIYLMLIGILAASVTYLTGLKPPGGLWRDDDHGHSAGSPILYDMDRRRYMVFFYSNSTSFMASIIVIVVLLRRLLQNNKGPIHISLDTVMVLDMLALLVAYASGSARKWGTSRNVILLLLPIVIFLGLLFRCKNNDRDKRGATKTPNPDDHRSTLATPH, encoded by the exons ATGGCGCCCGCCGACGAAAATGCTGCCGGCAGCCACAAAATTGCCGGCCGCAACGACAACAAAAAGGCTGCGATGACCGCGGAGTTCCAGCTGAAGAAGTACCTGCTGCTGCTGGCCACCCTGGTGGCGACGGTGACCTACGTGGCGGGGCTCAACCTGCCGGGGGGTTCCTGGACGGAGGACGCTCCCGGCGGGCAGGTGGCCGGCGAGTCAATTCTCCGGGAGACCTACTACTACCGCTACATCGTCTTCTACTACTGCAACGCCGTCTCCTTCGCCGCGTCGCTCGtggtcagcctcctcctcctcgtgctgCAGGAGGAGGGCGGCCCCTGGCACGGCTCGCTCCGGGTGATCATGGTGATCGACCTGTTCGGCCTGATGGGGGCCTACGCCGCTGGGAGCAGCCGCGACAAATTCACCACCGTCTGCGCCGCCGTGATGGTGGCTGGCCTCACCGCCTACGTCACTGTCGCCTTCCTCTGCTACGTCGTCTTCCTCTTCTGCTACAAAAAAGAAGAGAGTCAACATCAAGCGACGGCCAACAAAAACGAAGAGAGTCAAGAAAAAGAGAAGGCGCGCCTGGCCGCCTACAAAAAAGATCAAGTCGCAGAGCACGAGATCCTGCTGGTGCTCGCCATCTTCGTGACGACCGTCGCATACGTGGCCGGGATGAACCCACCTGGAGGCTTCTGGCGGAGCACCGAAGAGGGCCACCACACCGGCGGCGATCCGATTCTGCAGGGAGGCCACTCCGGCCGCTAcaagtccttcttcttcttcaacaccacCGCCTTTGTCGCGTCCCTACTCGCCATCATGCTCATCCTCGACTACAAGAAGCTCAACATCACCATCTGGGGCAAATTTGACACAGGGCGCAGCGGGCTCTATCTATCCCTCGTCATGGCGATCGTCGGCCTTGGGGGCGCCTACGCCGCTGGGAGCTGCAGGGACCCTGAGAGCACCGCCTATGTTGTGTCCTTAGGGGCAGCTGTTCTGGTCTACCTGACTCTTACAAAAGCCTTCTCTAATTCTAG ACCACGAGGCAACAAGGGAAAGAATGACGGAAAAGAAGAACTCAACAAGGCAAAGAATGACGGAAAAGAAGAAATCAACAATGCAAAGAACGACGGAAAAGAAGAAGCCGACAAGGCAAAGAATGGCGGAGAAGAAGAGGCAGAGAATGTCAGAAAAGAACAAGTCAACAAGGCTCGCGAGTTTATTCAGTTGCTTGCTGTACTTGCGTCGACCATCACTTATCAAGCTGGACTTGATCCACCAGGAGGCCTCTGGCTGGAGAGTGGGGAAGGACATACCGTTGGAGACTCGATACTCCTCACCACACACCCAATACGGTACAAGGCCTTCTTCTATTCCAACTCGGTGGCCTTCGTGGCGTCCTTGGTCATCATCGTCATGCTGCAGAGCGAGGCGCTAATTAGGCACCACATACTGGAGGCTGCCATGATACTAGACCTGTTCAGCCTCATGGGCGCATACGCCGCGGGGAGCTGCCGAGACACGAGCACCTCCGTCTACATCGTGGCCATTGCCGGCGCCGTCCTGATCTACGTGGTGATCCACATCGTCTTCTTCACGCTCGACCATAGAGATATGAAGGACGATGTGTTGGACAAGTACCGTGAGGTGTTGCTACTCCTGGCGATCTTGGCCGCGAGCATCACCTACCAAGCCGGGCTGACCCCGCCGGGCGGCTTCTGGGAGATGGATGACGAGCAGCATGGGCACCACGCCGGCTTCTCGGTCCTCCAGGACAAGTACCACCGCCGTTACAAGGCCTTCTTCTACTGCAACGCGGCGAGCTTCATGGCATCCGTGGCTCTCATCATCCTCCTCGTGAATCCCACCCTGTACAGGCCGGGCATACGGTGCTACGCCCTCTTCGTGTGCATGGTGGGGGGCATGTTCGGCCTCATGGGTGCCTACGCTGCGGGGAGCTCCCTGCACCTCCGAGCCTCCATCATCGTCTTGGTATTGGTTGCTATGGTGTTTGGTTTTGTAGTCTTTCTGGCACTGAGAGACTCCTACAACCGGAAGCAAAAGCAACCTGAACAAGGAGTTCATGTGGCCGACGATGCGGCCAAGGACAAGCAACCTGCACAAGGAGTGCAAGGAGATCCTGCGGCCGGCGATGTGGCCAAGGACCAAAAGAAACCTGCACCTGTGGCTGACAACAAGGCCATATACCTGATGCTGATAGGGATACTGGCTGCCAGTGTGACCTACCTGACCGGACTGAAACCGCCCGGCGGCCTGTGGAGGGACGACGACCATGGGCATTCCGCTGGCAGCCCGATCCTGTACGACATGGACAGGCGGCGGTACATGGTCTTCTTCTACAGCAACTCCACCTCGTTCATGGCTtccatcatcgtcatcgtcgtcctgCTGAGGCGGCTTCTGCAGAACAACAAAGGTCCGATTCATATTTCATTGGACACGGTGATGGTACTGGACATGCTCGCCCTCCTGGTAGCCTACGCCTCAGGCAGTGCACGGAAGTGGGGCACATCTAGGAACGTCATCCTGCTGCTCCTCCCCATAGTGATCTTCCTAGGGCTTCTATTCCGCTGCAAGAATAACGACCGTGACAAGCGAGGAGCCACTAAAACTCCGAACCCTGATGATCACCGCTCCACTCTCGCTACACCACACTGA
- the LOC123139064 gene encoding protein HEADING DATE REPRESSOR 1 encodes MEEPSMADPPRIFWKSRRRPSSANGRSLQAQEHSNEAAATEEAAAGNLPAQGEAMKIDDANAASTTTEDDAHQADPMANLSEKRKALFEPLEPINGKRSADMLLPPPDFEPTSYPKGWLVGKKRKLVNVDVVESMRRIAILEMNRKDREIGGLNEQLEEDSRVLELLQKQLTDERRKRSEIEKENSMLQEQVSMLMSMLDENEAFDEEGEEVPPPDSID; translated from the exons ATGGAGGAGCCGTCCATGGCCGACCCGCCGCGGATCTTCTGGAAGTCCAGGAGGAGGCCGTCGTCAG CCAATGGCCGGAGCTTGCAAGCACAAGAACATAGCAACGAGGCCGCTGCCACCGAAGAGGCAGCAGCGGGCAATCTTCCGGCTCAAGGAGAAGCCATGAAGATTGATGACGCAAATGCAGCAAGCACCACCACAGAGGATGATGCTCATCAGGCAGATCCGATGGCTAACCTATCTGAGAAGCGAAAGGCGCTCTTCGAGCCCCTGGAGCCGATCAATGGCAAGCGCAGCGCTGACATGCTGCTTCCGCCACCGGACTTCGAGCCTACATCGTATCCCAAGGGATGGCTGGTTGGTAAGAAGCGCAAGCTCGTCAATGTCGATGTGGTGGAGAGCATGAGGAGGATAGCGATCCTGGAAATGAACAGAAAG GACCGTGAAATCGGCGGGCTCAATGAACAGCTAGAGGAGGACTCCCGCGTGCTGGAGCTTCTGCAGAAGCAGCTCACGGACGAGCGCAGGAAGCGGTCGGAGATCGAGAAGGAGAACTCCATGCTTCAAGAGCAGGTGTCCATGCTGATGAGCATGCTTGATGAAAACGAAGCCTTCGACGAGGAAGGGGAAGAGGTGCCACCGCCCGACTCCATCGATTAA